Part of the Rissa tridactyla isolate bRisTri1 chromosome 3, bRisTri1.patW.cur.20221130, whole genome shotgun sequence genome, TGCCCATTCAAAGACTATGTCTTTCTTTGACCTAAATAAATGGTTCAACGCGCTAATCCCAACAAAAGGGTTGCTTATGGCCCTAAACCCATTTATGGTGCTCGACTTCATGAATTACCTATTGATTAGTCCTTTTAGTATATTGTGGGCTTTAAGATGAACAAAGCTGAGCTCGGGGCAGCGGGAGTTAATTCACAAGCCAGGTCACATACTCATAAGGTGGGAGTATGACTTGGTTGGATGGGTGCCTGAACTGGAAACCGAACCTCCGACATAGCATAATATATGGCTTGCAAGTGTTATTTGCTGCCTGCAAACAAGAGTTATTTATGATTCTTTTCCTGTTAGGACACAGGGTTTGAGTTACTCGCAGAAGGTTTGATATCTCTGTCTGTCTCTAGGATGGTACTTCGCTCTAAGTGTGACTTCAGTGACACGTGTCACTGTAAATGTCATTTGCGCACTGACGTGAGGGAGTTGTACACGTTACTAGAGTTTGTGGATTAGAAAGCTGGTACGTTTTCCAGGAAAAAGGGAAGCAGGGGGCATGCAGGCTGTGGCGTTCCTTGGCCACGGACCTGACGCTGCCTCTGGCTTCCCAGCCTGGGGAGGCCTGGGCTGAGCCGCCTTTTTGCCAGCCGGTGCGGTTCTGCTGCCGGAGTTCACCTCTCGGGAACACGGCACCTCCGTATCCCCTGGGGCAGCTGAGAAATAGCGGGGGGAGCACCCCCTGTTTGGAGGTGCAGCTACAGCTCACCTGTATgacatttcttcttccaaaaatgccgggttttaggatttttttttttaagcaagtgttGATGACGTTTATGTGGATTCATAAAAAGTTTTGTATCTCTCTAAGGTTTTCTAACATAACTTTGAAATGTGCAGTGTTAGAAAGTaaacagaagtaataaaaatactgCCCAAACGCAGGCATTGAAGTCTGGCTATTGAAAGATACTTGGCTCCCTTCAAGTATTTTGTATCTTAGCAGTTAGTAATAGTCCATTTTTCCTCAGCACTTCCCTCCCCAACAGTGGAAAAAATGGGAAGTATTTGTTCACTGCAAATCTTATAGTTTCTTGATAACCTCTCAAGTGCTCTACAATGGCTCCCTCTTTGAGGGGAGGAAATTTTTCAGTAGTCACCTACTAAAGTTAACCTCATGTAGCTTTGGCACTCTTAGTAACAACAGtcgttttaaaatattaaatgatgCTTAATTTAATGAAGTAAGAGTAGATAAAATCTAATCATATATTATTAGTTTTCAGAATGTTTACACTTAAAATACTTGCTAAgcattttgtttgtctgttttttaactATAGCGTATACAAACTGGTAtcttaaaagcatttaataatcCAACTACTAAGACGGCAGATGAAGAAACTAGAAGAAAAGTCAAAGGTATGCAACTCTTTattgaatgcttttaaaaatgcacaagtttttaaataccattttcttCAAAACTGGTTATTGCAAACAGCAATAACAAAGTACTGTAGTTACAAGACTTTTATTATGTATTATTCTAGTGCCACCTAGTGCATATGTAAAGGATAAAGAGTTTAGTATGTGCTGACTTGCATCTTTGTATCCAGGATGAAGTCTTCCCCTGTATTAATAATGCCTCTTGTAATGATAGGtagaatttaattttgttctctaAAATATTTGCTGCATCATCAGGTTTGTTGTATAGCCACAATCATTGTATCACTCAAGAGAGGCCACTTTCcataaataaaactgatttctgTTAGCTGACTGATACTGCGAGCACTCTAAATATGATTGATTGCAAAGCCAAGATAGGACGCTGTTTCCAAAACagctgttttttaattaatttgtatgTGTGTCTTTATGCAAAAGTTCtaatttgggggattttgttttaattaaagtcTTAATAATGATTAAGCTGTTTGGAAAGTCGCCCTTTCCAAATCTGCAGCAGTTAAGGCATAGAGATGTATTAGAACAGGCTTTGGTCTCATGTTTTAGAGTTTTATGGTTTCAAAAATCATTTAGAAAGGGTGACAACCTGTCTGCTACCCTAGTGTCTATATCAAGACAATACAATATTAAGTATTCAAAAgaaaactgtgattttatttaaaaggctTCTTCTTGAGAGATACAGTACTGTTATTCTGTTACagtaggtggggaagggaaggataACAGGGAATCATatcactaaaatattttgaaatgttgagATAATACAGTATACGATGTATTAGTTATTGTGttcaaaacattttgaatatGTTTAAAATTGTGCTTTCACAATAAATCCTCGAAAGAATTTTGTTGTACTTATAGTGTGGCATTGGATctgttatttttcacatttaaaaaaggCAATGTTTTTTCAGCATATGGAAGAGAGGGTGTGAAGATGAACTTCATAGATAGGATCTTTGTTGGTGAATTGACTAGCACTGTCATGTGTGAGGAATGTGAAAATGTAGGTATTCTGGAATTTGGTTTGATGTGGAATAGATCACATACTGGTTTGATTACATTGTCTTGAAAGTATAAAATTGTATTGCCAATTTtatacttgtttgtttgtttgtaaaagcAAGACTTTATTGAAagtttctcatttaaaatgatttattcCTTCTTTAAAGCATTATCCTCCGCAAACCTAAGAAGAGGTATCCTTTAAATTCAAAAAAGGATTCAAGTACTGGGCTTGATTTTACATCTAACTTACGGCTGGAGGTTCCAAATTCTATAATCATCCGTTTAACCCCCtgattttatttgatatttttaaaacacctgcCTATCTTAAGATGCAAATCCTCCTGCCTACTCTTCTGGGATATACCTGAAAATTGGGAATTGCTTACTTTGAATTAGCGTGAGTGGGGAAAtgctaaaattacttttttttacttgaagTGTTTTTGATAATTAACGTAATAACTCTAATGaacagcatattcctttcataaTTAATATTACTGACATTTCATCATAAATGCTTTCCATGATCCTTataattttctttaactttggaagagaaaaatcttatttGCATGACTTTTCTAATTGAATGTTACATTTGTGTTTGGTTTAAAACATTATATTTCATATTATAGAGATTAAGTTAATCAATCAGCCTGAATAATTAAGCACAGTCCCGCAGTGCCAGGTAAACTTCCCTCTGTGTGATGTGCAGGTTACACTTCAATGTGCTACTAGTATCAATGAAGAACTTTTACAATATACAAAATAGAGGTTGTATGTATTTGGCGTgtctcatttatttttgctgGATTCTTATATTCCGCCTGCAGAGGACTCAGGAATTTGCTCGCTGTAGCCGTTTGAGGAAGAGTTAAGCATTCGCTTTCCTTTGCCTGTGTTGGCAAAGATGTTTTTGACTAATGTTTGTTCATGCAAACTCACTCTTTAGGGGAACCCCTCTTGGAACATCGCTCATCAGGCAGTCATTCTTGTTACAGTAGTTTTGATCTCATTTATTGCTTTACTGGAACCCAAATCATGGCGAGTCCCTGCACAACAGGTAAAAATAAGGCCTACAGTCCATATCAAATATCGCAGGTGTAAGACAGGGTCACGGATGCAAGAGAAGGGCAATGATGACAGTAATTGAGGGCATGACTGTGTTCAGTAACTTACATGTAcaacatgatttttaaatttttttttaaggccttgtttttcagtctttccagaGGCAAGATAAGTCAGTTTTGGAAGGAATTTGATAACGGCAAGGGAGAGAGCTTAAGGAACAGGCTTGGATGAGATGCTCTAGTCATAAAGGCACATGGGAAGTGCTGAGAGCGAAAGTCTTTAGGTACGATTTGCCAGATATTTCTAGTCTCAACTTAGATTTTTATATGGCTTATAGATGGCAAAATAAaacttcagcacagaaaagaaggctggttttttttcagtccccTTTTCCCCAGTAATTGGATTTATTTTAACAATTACTAGCGTATGTTATGGCGTGAAAATTTCTAATAAAGCTTTTGGCTGTAACCAGGAAGCCTGACTTAATCTTTTCGGAGAGTGTCAGGTTAGAACCTGTCATCTAACTGTCATTAACCAGTCCTTGCTGCTTAACAGTGTACGAGGTCCAACGCTTGCACAGAAGCATCCAGGGTCAGGAAACTCTACAAATCAGCTTTCTGCAGAACCGTGCCATCTAGAAGGCCCACATACTTGAAAAGCTCAGAGAAACAGCACCGTACTTGCTTCTAGGTCCAGTTCATGCCCAGATGAATGGCTTTGCCCTTTGTGTCTGTGTGCCGAAATTTTCTGCAGTGTTAGAAAGAAAATCAGcgctaacataaaaaaaaaaagaagtttctggaAGTTCTTCATTGTAGTTTGATACATCTTGTAACTAATAAGCTTTTTATATAGTTTCTGATAACTATTTAAAAAAGGGAGCTATGTGCTAAACTCATATATTCCTCTTTGCATTTAatatgcattttctctttttcttcaagatTTCAACAGTAAAAGAACCTTTCATTGATCTTTCACTTCCTATAATAGAGGAGAGGGTAAGAAACGGAATATGTACTAAATAACTGTTGCTTCCAGTGGATTATTTTTACATAcctttatgaaaatgtttatgGATATACACACAGTTTTGATTTCAAGCCTAAAAATGGATGCTTGTCCATAAATACGTGTACTGTCATACATCTGTTcattatataattttatttatatatatagacacacaatGTCATTAAGTCATTTTTAAATTAGTCCAAACTTGGAACAAAGGACCATTGTAATTTACTGTATATGTAGGTCTGAGATTACCTTAATTTAGTAGTATTTTTCGTATATACTTATATGAATAgaatgattatatttttttttttttaaggtccaGAAAGTTAGATTCTAGCATATTGGTTTGCATCTAGAGAACCTGAATCATTGGGCTGAAGCATACCTATGGGATGAGACAGTGTAAAAATGGCTAGACTTCGAATATCTTTATTCTGGTGTTTTTGGCATTTCACAGAATGCCTCCAATAGCTGTGGAGGAACTGTGTTGCTTTGGAGACATATACTCTGCTTTTGCAGGACTTGGGGTTTTCATTGGAGAGTAGGGGGGGTGAGTTGGGGGTGGTTCTTCCCCCATCCTGCGTATATTCATGTCTATTTAAGGGAGAGTATTTAACGTAATATTTAATCCCATATAAAATGTACTTGTCTCCCAACACCAGTTTTGCTCATCATAAATTCTTCTTCTCCATTGCTGCATTGAGTGCTGATGTCTGTGGGAGCTAAAGCTTTAGGAACCTTTTGAGTATTTGGGCCCCTGTGCTTCCCGGCTCACACGTGTAACATGGGAACTTCACGGGCTCTTTTTGAGAGCAAGAGATCTGCTGGCTTTCAGCAATCGCAGCACTTACTTGAGGACATGCATTATTTTATGGTTGTCTCTTTCCTTTACAGTCTAGATACACCGCTGCCATTAATGTGATGGGGGCTGTGCAGCAGCTCCTTCATCACCTCTCAAGGTGGTAGGCTGCACGAGGGTCTGACATATGGGGAGCGATGTCCCCTTTGATAAATTCACATCTCGTACAGCTCCGCATGTGTTTATACAATACTAGAATAGATTATTTGGTATGTATTCTCTACAGGAACTCTGTATCATTCCTGTTTCTTGTGGCTCTCGGTTGATCCTTCAACGATGTTGACAGTGTGTTTATgataaataaaattagaaagtaGTCCTATCTTGTAATTCAGGGGCCAGTTAATTGGATATAGGTAGGTTACTATTTTCTAAAGCGAAGGAAAACCCCCACATACTTTCATCTTTTATGTAGGTTGCAAAGGAATACAAAATTGGCGTATTTCCTTTCCTAATTTCCTGTCTAATTTCCTAGGTTGCAAAACCTGTGCCTTTGGGAAGAACAGGTAAAGGTAAAAGCGTACAAGAGGCAGATCTTGGTCAATATAACTGTTCTTCTATCACTGCACTGAATAATCAACCCAAACTTGTCAAGAAACACACTTTAACAAAAGATAAGGTAAGAACTCAAATACTCGCACTAACCAGTCATCTTGAGTTTATTCTGAAATTTCTAGGGTTACAGGGGTAGGAATTTTGACATCTATCAATGAAGGTATTTTGGTATACATAAAGCTGACATagacttgttttaaaatatttaggtcATTATTAGAAGTGTGAGAAAGGACAGTCATTGGGAACCACTTAGTTTTCAGTtacggggtttttttttaaaggaaaaaaaaaatctgcaagttaATTTTGATTCAcgttgcttttggttttgttgactgcttttcttctggtgCCCTCATAGTTTGTTCCTGGTTGCAATCACAAGAACTGTTAAGTAATGCTGGCTCAGAGAGCAGGCAGGTCTGCGTTAGTGCTGTCCCAGGGATTAGCTGGTAGCGGGTGCAACAAAAATAGTACAGCCAGCAGAGACTCTGGGGGACCGAGATGATGGTTTCCGTGATCCGCTTGGCCTTCAGCAGCCCGAGGGCTGGGGAGCTGGGTTCAGCCCCTCTCCAGTGCAGCCTCCTTGGCTGCATGGTTCTTCCTGATGGTAGTAAAAGGGTTCTGCAAACACGCCAGCCTAACAAAAGTGATTATTGGTACGTATTAGTGCTTAGAGATTAAAAGAAGTATGTAGTAATAACTGTGCACATATATTACTGTTAATGAAACGTGAGAAAGGCTCTCATTGTCATTATTGTCATATAATGTCATTATATGTCATATACGgtcataattcttttttttaataagccttaTCATCGATATAGGGTTATGTGGCCAATTACAATCTTAATAATAGAGTTAATACTGATACATAAAACACAATTACTAAAAcgttttcaaaattaagaaaataaaatatagtaTGGATTCAATAAACTAGATTATACAGACTAAAGGAAGCAACAGCTCTGCTTTCAATAAAAATGGATAGAGTGACCTATGAATTATGTCTGTCTAATTGGTGAGGTTTTGTGATCCTCTTCGCCCCCTCCATCTTTTCAGACAcgtatttatcattattttagtctcttttttttttttaattatttcagtgtaATATAACTGTTCTGCAGTAAAACTTCTAATCCAAAACAAGCAATTGTTGAATTCAGTCAGCGTTTGTTGATGTTCTGTGACTTCAGTTCATTTTCTAAGCTTGCTTGTGAAAATGGGGCCTGTCCCGTGGGTGATTTTGTAGGCAACGGAGTACCTGAACGCTCCTTGTTTGGCTTTTCTCCTGAAATGGGGAGCTTcacaattttaataattttttgacTGCTGTTTACATAGTACCTGTCAACACCAGCAGTAATTTCAGACaagctcctctccctctcctctacGTATAAAGCAAGCTTAACTGAGACAAGAAATTGTCCTAATGGAGAATAGTTTTGTGGggttctaattatttttattgtttttttttttccttttttgataaaCTGTTCACTTGCTTACAAGTTTAAGGACTTGAATTACAAAGTCACGCATTTAGTGTAGGTTTAAACCCTGCTTAAGAAAATACTCAGgagtatttttttgtctttcacgTAGACTTCATTTGGACTTAAGTTCTTGCTTAAAGTTTAAAACTGAGTATGTGCTTGAGGAGTCTTCATGAATTGAGTCTATGGTCTATATTTAAGGGATAGACTGAAAAAAGTTCAGTGCCTGCAAGTCAGGCAGTTCCCTGTAGTGCCTAGCATTTTGGTACCCGTGACCTGGAGTGGGATCCAAATCAAAACCAGTCCAGAAACCCCCTCTACCAAATAAGAAGCTACCTAACGAGAGTCAGGAGGAACAGCTAAACACAAAGCCATGTCTAAAGTTACGCGCTCGCTGCAGTGTAGGCACAGGATCAGGTGTGCAGATGGCTATTTCCCTCCACGTAGGTTCCCTGTTACGGAAGCAACCCGTGAAAGTTAGTTTCTGTAGTTAGCTCCGTGAGAGCACTGATGTGAGCTTAACTCCTCCTGTATGTCACTTTGTTTGTTTAAACATACTTCATTAATGCCAAGAAGCGGAAGATGTGAGTGCGCAGAGCTCCTGGTGCTCAGAAGGCATTATGAGCCTTATTTTAGGAATGTGCCTAGACTATAGGTTATGAGATCGTGGCAATTTTAGATTTTTGTACCTGGTATCTGAGTGAGCCCTACTGAAGGGGTCTGTGCCCTGTTGGGGACCATAAAACCTCTCCTGAATCAGGTCCCAACACACTAAATGCACccgaagaaaaaataaaacagaataaccATATAAAATACTGATAGGAGCAGAATGAGACAGAGGTAGAAACAGGACGTGatagaaacaaaggaaaggatGGAAAGAAGAAGGTGCAGACACTGATTGTTGTAGGAGATAAGGACCAAAACTCAAACTGTTGAGGTGAATGAGAGGATTCCCGCTGGCATCACTGGAATTTTGATCCAACTCagataaaggaaaaagcaaaaggggaaggaaagtttctcatttcttctgggaaaaaggcaaacaaaagaaagaagtaaaagaatCATGAACACTTACAAATCACCTAAAATTATGgcagctttggttttttttagtctaTAGTAGTAGTTTTCTGTGGcagcaaggtttttttttcttcttacaatcttgataaaatacaaaaaaatcaactTCAGATAACATACAAATTAGCAAACATACTACTAAGGATGTTTTATTTAATTCTAAGACAAGTGCCTACAAGGTGAGTTGAATGTTCTCCTGGAGGAGCTAAGGCCTTCGACGGGAGGCTGAGGGACAAGCTTAAACTTGAGAACCTTTTAGAAGCTTAAGTTAGATTAAGAGAATACCACTTCAAATGTGCCATCCCCAGCTGCCACGAAGTGAATGTAATTAGTTGTGGGAAGTATTGATCTCACAGTAAGTGTAATGCTCTTAGCCGGCTAGGGTGTAGGTTTCTGATCCTAAATTGGTTTAAAAAGATCTTAAGGAGAGATCAACTAGCTTAAACGTGAGAGATGAAGAATATAAAAACAATAGGTTTAATTTGCTTTGAATTTGTTATGTTTCAAAACCTATGTTAGACCACAgttctgttttttgtttctcccctatattactgaaataataatgCCATAATTTACAGAATCAATTGAACCAGGAGAGACGGCTTGCCAGAAAAGCCGCCTCTAATGAAGAGGAAAGAAGTCCCATTATCatgcaggaaaaaaccaaaaagcttgaGCTGGAAGGTAGCTCTGGCGTCCTGTACTCCAAAGACGCGACCGCTGACTCTGCCGTAAATGGAAGTCAGACGGAAGGCAGTGAGAAGGAAGCCAGCCGCTCGGAAAGCAGCTTCGATGCAGACAGTGAAGCCTCGGAAAGCGAAAGTGCTTCCAAGCAAACAGCGTTCAGCCTGTCCAGCAACGTGTCTGGTTTGCACGTCAACCATGGAAATGCTAAAATGCCGCCCAACAAACCAAGTGACGGTAACGATGAGATGATTTCCAGCGCCATATCCAAACTCAGTTTCTGCGATACtataaatgaagataaaaaaatgAGCCGCGGGGATTCAGCATTAGGTTTATCGAATAATTCCGTGTTCTCAGTAGACAAATCCCCGCCGTCCCAAAACCCTCAAAACGCTTTTCAGACGCTTTCCCAAAGCTACATAACTAGCTCAAAGGAATGTTCTGTTCAGTCCTGCCTTTACCAGTTCACCTCTGTAGAGCTCCTAATGGGGAACAACAAGCTTTTATGTGAGAGCTGCACGGAAAGGAAACAGAAgtatcagaagaaaacaaactccaCAGGTAAAGTGCTTGTATCTGTCTGGACACTACAAAATTGCCTCTCAAAACCTGCAGTTTcattgctccagcatgggcctCCCCCTTGTGGATAAAGAGAAGATGTCTCCCCAGGTAGAACTTGCTCGTAACAACTTTAAAGTTCATCCTGCGAAGGCAACAAGACTAAATCTTATATTAGAACGTAAGCATAGATGCAACTTagaatttattttgcatctttatTTTATCCAAGATAAGTAATTTAATGACGACCACAAACTGAATAGGCTCATCGTTACTaatctttgctgctgtttctgttctTTGCAATCCCAGAACCTTTGaaataaatgctgtatttttcagctcTAGCAACTTACATAATTGGGGAAGTCATGTAATTAAGTAAGAGGGGCAAAAAATGACACTTgtaatgaagaggaaagaaaaacttaCAAAGATTTGTAAAAATGGAGATGAGGGAGAACTACCTTCTTGTCATGACATTTTCCTCAATGTTTGTATAGCCCAAGCAGACCATTAGGGTTCACTGAGTaagaaaaacaacttaaatataacgaaaaataaacttttaaaaaggactggagggttttttttttaatgtgtagtaattcagaaagattaaaaaaaaattaagctctcCTGATTATTTATAAATAGAATACAAAGGGAAGTCTTACAGTAACAAAAAATTGCCTCTTTGCTGTGCGTTTATAGATATCTGGAGAGATACAGGTTAAGCATGGGtaaattcagaaaaattaatctaaaaaaccTATTTTATAATCATTCATTCATCATTATTGGTCTGCGAGTAAGTGCTATATAAATCATATTTTGGTTCCATGGGCACAGTGAAAAATGGAAAATCAGttcataattaataattaatttttgccTTCTAAAGCAAAAGATTTAAGAAGTCACCTACTTGAAACGCTCCATTCtacctgaaatgaaatatttacccTTGGACATGCGTAAAACcagtaaattaattaattattcagGGAAGGAAATGCTTTTACTGTAGAGCTAGCCACTGAGCTATTTTTGGTAGGAGCCCCGGATTCAGTTCCCTCTGCAGCACGGGGGGATCGGAGCCCACGTTCCCCAGTCCTGCGTGCTGAAGCCAGCAGATTGAGGCATCCTGAAGTAGACACCCCCCCTCAGGCCCTTCTCTTAAATAAGCACAAAGCATCTAGTCATTCAGAAAGAACTGAAGAATGTAAAATTAATCTCTATCTTAGCCGTTAGGACATTAGCATAGATGAAGAGACCTGCGCCTTCCCTTTCTTGTTCCAGTGATCATCCATTTATTTTGGGTGAGGTGGTTTTAACAGGAAAGTTGGGTGCTATAGTAACAGACAATGTAGGTATCTCAGCGTGCAAGCTGACCTAGATAGCGTACATGCTTCCAACTTTTGATCTGATTTGCGCAGGACAGGTTAAAATAATGCTCAGATTTGGCAGGTGAtgtttattaaaaacaagaaaaatgagaacaaaaaattTCTGTTGCTACACAAAATTTCCCTTGGATTTTATACATGTACAAATTAATTGCAATGTAGATCTGTTCtaacagatgtttaaaaatacttaaattctGTGTGACTGCCCCactttacaaattattttggtattcataaatacagaaaagaaaatggacgGTGTCTACACAAATGCCCGGAAACAGCTGCTGATTTCTTCAGTTCCTGCTATTCTTATTCTCCATCTGAAAAGATTCCACCAGGTAAAAGGCCAAAACCCTCTTGTCTATTCCTCTGCCTCACCGGTGGACGAGCAGTTCTTTTTAAGTGTCATTGTGCGTACCAATATTTGCTGTTTACATGGAGAACTGGTAGAACCACTATTTGAAAcatgcttgtgggtttttttttgactgcCTGTTACCTTCAAGAGCGCATTTAGGCAGTATCCAGGGAAACCTCTTACGTGTCCATCATGCTTATGTGTAGCAGGCGCTGTATTGAAAACATAACAAAGAATGTTTAAATGTTAcaattttattcttgcttttggtttcttttaatggTATAGCAACGCACCTTGGCTTTAAAAATCTTCctagtaaaaataattatttgacagtctggtttttttttcttcttttcttttgaaggctGGTTTGAGTCTACGGAAAGTAAATAGGCATGTGGATTTCCCCCTGATTTTAGACTTGGCACCATTTTGTTCCGCATCTTGTAAGGTACCCCTTTCgaatctttatttttattgtacttcAACGGGTTGTTGTCCTGAGCACACGTTAAACTGGACTGATGATGATGAAGGTGATGAGGATtactatttcttcctttcctagaGAAATTAGAGTGAATGTTTTCAAATAGTATCCCGAGATCGGAACTGTAACTAATTGAAGTTCCATTCATATCAAGAATACCACAGATGTTAACTAGTACTAGTTAAGCTATGCTGCCCTGATGGTGTTAGTGTATCTAACAGCATTAAGGACAAGTATTGGTGCTTCCATGGTAACTAATTTAATTAATAGCCTCTCGAGTATTTTGAATAGATTTATTTCACCACTGGAAATGCTGTAGATGtctgtttgcttcttttaaattaatactgTTGAAAGCTAGTTAAGATATCCGTAAAATTCAttgtgaaataatttctctttgttttctgtgtatctGGGAATGCAGAACGTTATGGATGGTTCAAGAGTGCTGTACAGCCTTTACGGAATAGTGGAGCACAGTGGGTCCATGAGAGGTGGTCATTATGCGGCGTATGTGAAAGTCAGGACACCCTCCAAGAAATTACTGGAGCATATTTCTACCACTAAAAGTGTTCTGGGTATGTACAAACAGAGCCTCCTTTCTCTGTGAGTAAAACCAAAAGCAACCACGGGGTACAGCTCCTTATCCTTAAGGGGATTTATAGCAAATAACTGTTTTAGCTCAGaatattctgttatttttagGGCTGCATAAATCAATTCTTTTTGTTCCTCGGTTACACCCAGTACGTGACCTACTTCTGTATTAACCCCACGTAGAGCTCAGTGGATAATGGAATTTTGGTTCAGTTATTAAACAGAATTGATGGAAAACTCTTCTCTCGTTCCTAGTCAAAATAATATGTCCAGATGAATAGTTGTGCCTGGTAAAATGTAATTCCTTGGCATATTTGGTATTTGCAGTTCTAGTACAAGAGACAAATCCATGACAATTTAAACTAAATTTTCCATATATTTGAGCATTTTACCTATTTTAGgattacaaatttttaaaaaatctggaaaaCTCTGGTTTAATGTGAACAGCAAGAAACTTTTTCATGGAGGATGCGAAGTTTGCTGTAG contains:
- the USP45 gene encoding ubiquitin carboxyl-terminal hydrolase 45 isoform X1; its protein translation is MRVKDPSRANPEKAKRSKRPNRPQDEDSSDDISGLTCQHVSQAVDVHHVKRAVAQSVWSICAECLKERRMSDGEPVAPSDIWLCLKCGSQGCSKNSEGQHSLKHFQTARTDPHCIVINLSTWIIWCYECDEELSTHCNKKVLAQIVDFLQKHGSRAEPSSSKIIRLREENNETSEILKGKSSGNGASVPVKGINNLGNTCFFNAVMQNLAQTHILNELMYEMKEKGTKLKICHTSDSQLDPLVVNLSSPGPLTSAMFLFLHSMREAGKGPLSPKVLFSQLCQKAPRFKGFQQQDSQELLHYLLDAMRIEETKRIQTGILKAFNNPTTKTADEETRRKVKAYGREGVKMNFIDRIFVGELTSTVMCEECENGNPSWNIAHQAVILVTVVLISFIALLEPKSWRVPAQQISTVKEPFIDLSLPIIEERVAKPVPLGRTGKGKSVQEADLGQYNCSSITALNNQPKLVKKHTLTKDKNQLNQERRLARKAASNEEERSPIIMQEKTKKLELEGSSGVLYSKDATADSAVNGSQTEGSEKEASRSESSFDADSEASESESASKQTAFSLSSNVSGLHVNHGNAKMPPNKPSDGNDEMISSAISKLSFCDTINEDKKMSRGDSALGLSNNSVFSVDKSPPSQNPQNAFQTLSQSYITSSKECSVQSCLYQFTSVELLMGNNKLLCESCTERKQKYQKKTNSTEKKMDGVYTNARKQLLISSVPAILILHLKRFHQAGLSLRKVNRHVDFPLILDLAPFCSASCKNVMDGSRVLYSLYGIVEHSGSMRGGHYAAYVKVRTPSKKLLEHISTTKSVLGLKEAMGASGGQWVYVSDAHVQMVPESRVLNAQAYLLFYERLLL
- the USP45 gene encoding ubiquitin carboxyl-terminal hydrolase 45 isoform X2; amino-acid sequence: MRVKDPSRANPEKAKRSKRPNRPQDEDSSDDISGLTCQHVSQAVDVHHVKRAVAQSVWSICAECLKERRMSDGEPVAPSDIWLCLKCGSQGCSKNSEGQHSLKHFQTARTDPHCIVINLSTWIIWCYECDEELSTHCNKKVLAQIVDFLQKHGSRAEPSSSKIIRLREENNETSEILKGKSSGNGASVPVKGINNLGNTCFFNAVMQNLAQTHILNELMYEMKEKGTKLKICHTSDSQLDPLVVNLSSPGPLTSAMFLFLHSMREAGKGPLSPKVLFSQLCQKAPRFKGFQQQDSQELLHYLLDAMRIEETKRIQTGILKAFNNPTTKTADEETRRKVKAYGREGVKMNFIDRIFVGELTSTVMCEECENISTVKEPFIDLSLPIIEERVAKPVPLGRTGKGKSVQEADLGQYNCSSITALNNQPKLVKKHTLTKDKNQLNQERRLARKAASNEEERSPIIMQEKTKKLELEGSSGVLYSKDATADSAVNGSQTEGSEKEASRSESSFDADSEASESESASKQTAFSLSSNVSGLHVNHGNAKMPPNKPSDGNDEMISSAISKLSFCDTINEDKKMSRGDSALGLSNNSVFSVDKSPPSQNPQNAFQTLSQSYITSSKECSVQSCLYQFTSVELLMGNNKLLCESCTERKQKYQKKTNSTEKKMDGVYTNARKQLLISSVPAILILHLKRFHQAGLSLRKVNRHVDFPLILDLAPFCSASCKNVMDGSRVLYSLYGIVEHSGSMRGGHYAAYVKVRTPSKKLLEHISTTKSVLGLKEAMGASGGQWVYVSDAHVQMVPESRVLNAQAYLLFYERLLL
- the USP45 gene encoding ubiquitin carboxyl-terminal hydrolase 45 isoform X3, which gives rise to MKKLEEKSKISTVKEPFIDLSLPIIEERVAKPVPLGRTGKGKSVQEADLGQYNCSSITALNNQPKLVKKHTLTKDKNQLNQERRLARKAASNEEERSPIIMQEKTKKLELEGSSGVLYSKDATADSAVNGSQTEGSEKEASRSESSFDADSEASESESASKQTAFSLSSNVSGLHVNHGNAKMPPNKPSDGNDEMISSAISKLSFCDTINEDKKMSRGDSALGLSNNSVFSVDKSPPSQNPQNAFQTLSQSYITSSKECSVQSCLYQFTSVELLMGNNKLLCESCTERKQKYQKKTNSTEKKMDGVYTNARKQLLISSVPAILILHLKRFHQAGLSLRKVNRHVDFPLILDLAPFCSASCKNVMDGSRVLYSLYGIVEHSGSMRGGHYAAYVKVRTPSKKLLEHISTTKSVLGLKEAMGASGGQWVYVSDAHVQMVPESRVLNAQAYLLFYERLLL